From a region of the Pseudomonadota bacterium genome:
- a CDS encoding heme-binding protein, with protein sequence MQQSISAILSGLAIGSLSLGAHAACDDLPDHAALTAALQASVAPTSGTPNGGFDLNMWASIVDRDGIVCAVARSGADRGDQWPGSRVISAQKANTANAFSLPGLALSTANLWAATQPGGSLFGLQFSNPVDPQTAYGGARALGLNTAEVVNYGTVQDPMVGSLIGGVNVFGGGLALYNEEGTLVGAIGVSGDTSCADHNIAWRTRDALGLDFVPGGVGDANGVSADNVIFDLDADGASASGFGHPTCGGPGDVDDNGNPDDAEDTAAVVAETPIGVNP encoded by the coding sequence ATGCAACAGTCGATTTCCGCGATTCTCTCCGGACTGGCGATCGGTTCCCTGAGCCTGGGCGCCCACGCCGCCTGCGACGACCTGCCCGACCATGCAGCGCTCACTGCTGCATTGCAGGCCTCGGTGGCACCGACCAGCGGCACGCCGAACGGTGGATTCGATCTCAACATGTGGGCGAGCATCGTCGACCGCGACGGTATCGTCTGCGCCGTCGCCCGCAGCGGCGCCGACCGCGGCGACCAGTGGCCCGGCTCGCGCGTCATCTCGGCACAGAAGGCCAACACGGCGAACGCCTTCAGCTTGCCGGGGCTGGCCCTGTCCACGGCCAACCTCTGGGCCGCCACGCAACCGGGCGGCAGCCTCTTCGGCCTGCAGTTCTCCAACCCCGTCGATCCGCAGACAGCCTACGGTGGCGCCCGCGCCCTGGGGCTGAACACGGCCGAGGTGGTGAACTACGGCACCGTGCAGGACCCGATGGTGGGTTCGCTCATCGGCGGCGTGAACGTCTTCGGCGGCGGCCTGGCGCTCTACAACGAAGAGGGCACGCTGGTCGGGGCCATCGGCGTGAGCGGTGACACCTCCTGCGCCGACCACAACATCGCCTGGCGTACGCGCGATGCGCTGGGCTTGGACTTCGTGCCGGGCGGCGTGGGGGATGCGAACGGCGTCTCGGCCGACAACGTCATCTTCGACCTGGATGCGGATGGCGCCAGCGCCAGCGGCTTCGGTCACCCCACCTGTGGGGGCCCGGGCGATGTGGATGACAACGGCAATCCCGACGACGCCGAGGACACGGCCGCCGTGGTGGCTGAGACACCGATCGGCGTGAACCCCTGA
- a CDS encoding YbaN family protein has protein sequence MRMIWFAVGLSALALGAVGVVLPLLPTTPFVLLAAYAFARSSRRCHDWLLGHALFGPIIRDWQREGAISRRAKVTAAISMMAIFALSLALGVAPTVLAIQALVLSASATYVLSRPEPGERAREPS, from the coding sequence ATGCGCATGATCTGGTTCGCCGTCGGCCTGAGCGCCCTCGCCCTGGGGGCCGTGGGCGTGGTGCTTCCGCTGCTACCCACCACCCCCTTCGTCCTGCTCGCCGCCTACGCCTTCGCGCGCTCCTCGCGCCGTTGCCACGACTGGCTCCTGGGGCATGCCCTGTTCGGGCCCATTATCCGCGACTGGCAGCGCGAGGGCGCCATCTCTCGCCGTGCCAAGGTGACGGCGGCCATCTCGATGATGGCCATCTTTGCCCTATCGCTAGCATTAGGTGTTGCCCCTACGGTGCTCGCGATCCAGGCACTGGTACTCAGCGCTAGTGCCACCTACGTGCTGAGCCGCCCTGAACCCGGCGAGCGCGCCCGCGAGCCCTCCTAG
- a CDS encoding MOSC N-terminal beta barrel domain-containing protein, producing MYTLSSIHIYPLKGGRGTTLTSTALDRFGPSGDRRWMLVDPEGQFVTQRQLPGLARVAALPTAEGLRLSYDDVDILEVPFPTSAPREVTIWNDTVGACDADDEAAAWFSARLDRPLRLVYLPDDARRLVNPAYAKAGETVSLADGYPLLLVSAASLDELNARLSTSVGLDRFRPNLVVAGCAAHAEDDWQQLRIGEMTLTVAKPCDRCTVPALDQRTGERHPELLRALASYRRAEDRKVYFGQNLLYAGTGTLHVGDPVHVL from the coding sequence ATGTACACGCTCTCCTCGATACACATCTACCCCCTGAAGGGAGGTCGCGGCACCACCCTGACCAGCACGGCCTTGGATCGCTTCGGCCCGAGCGGCGACCGCCGCTGGATGCTGGTCGATCCGGAAGGCCAGTTCGTCACCCAACGCCAGCTGCCGGGCCTCGCCCGCGTGGCGGCTCTGCCGACGGCCGAGGGGCTGCGCTTGAGCTACGACGACGTCGACATCCTCGAGGTCCCGTTCCCCACCTCGGCGCCACGTGAGGTGACCATCTGGAACGACACGGTGGGCGCCTGCGATGCTGATGACGAGGCGGCAGCATGGTTCAGCGCACGCCTCGATCGCCCCCTGCGCCTGGTGTACCTGCCCGATGATGCGCGGCGGCTGGTCAACCCTGCCTACGCCAAGGCGGGCGAGACGGTGAGCCTCGCGGACGGCTATCCCCTGCTGCTGGTGTCAGCCGCATCCCTGGATGAGCTGAACGCTCGCCTCAGCACCTCCGTGGGCCTGGATCGCTTTCGCCCCAACCTCGTGGTGGCCGGGTGCGCCGCCCACGCCGAGGACGATTGGCAGCAGCTGCGGATCGGCGAGATGACCCTCACCGTGGCCAAACCCTGCGACCGCTGCACCGTGCCCGCCCTCGACCAACGCACGGGCGAGCGCCACCCGGAGCTCCTGCGCGCCCTCGCCTCCTACCGGCGCGCCGAGGATCGCAAGGTCTACTTCGGCCAGAACCTGCTCTACGCAGGCACCGGCACCTTGCACGTCGGCGACCCGGTGCACGTGCTGTGA
- a CDS encoding homocysteine S-methyltransferase family protein produces the protein MRHLRQRSAGLPQLDGGLFFTDGGLETDMIFNHGLELPAFAAHTLLQDAVGRAALVRYWRGFLALAQLTGHGFILDCATWRASRAWADALQCTPERLAAANREAVHFAAELRDEFAANRGAIVLNGLIGPRDDAYAPEAWIDAEDSAAYHSEQIGWLASTEVDMVSALTMTHSGEAVGVVRAAARTGLPVVISFTVETDGCLPSGESLAEAIGETDAQTDGFASYFMINCAHPEHFEEALAGCRLARRVRGLRCNASRCSHEALEQATSLDAGCPDELAGAYARLRGSHPWLNVFGGCCGTDLRHITAMTGVLARDEQPLVVDA, from the coding sequence ATGCGCCATCTACGGCAACGATCCGCGGGCCTTCCGCAGCTCGACGGTGGACTCTTCTTCACCGACGGCGGGCTCGAGACGGACATGATCTTCAATCACGGTCTCGAGCTGCCGGCCTTCGCAGCGCACACGCTGCTTCAGGACGCGGTCGGCCGCGCAGCCCTCGTGCGCTACTGGCGTGGCTTTCTCGCCCTCGCCCAGCTGACGGGCCACGGGTTCATCCTCGACTGCGCCACCTGGCGCGCAAGCCGGGCCTGGGCCGATGCGCTTCAGTGCACGCCGGAGCGCCTGGCCGCGGCCAACCGCGAGGCCGTTCACTTCGCGGCGGAGTTGCGGGATGAGTTCGCCGCCAACCGAGGCGCCATCGTCCTGAATGGGCTGATCGGCCCCCGCGATGACGCCTACGCGCCCGAGGCGTGGATCGATGCGGAGGACTCCGCGGCCTACCACAGCGAGCAGATCGGGTGGCTCGCCAGCACGGAGGTGGACATGGTCTCGGCCCTGACCATGACCCACAGCGGGGAGGCGGTGGGCGTCGTGCGGGCAGCGGCGCGCACGGGGCTGCCCGTGGTCATCTCCTTCACCGTGGAGACGGACGGTTGCTTACCGTCGGGCGAGAGCCTGGCGGAGGCGATCGGCGAGACGGACGCGCAGACGGACGGGTTTGCGTCCTACTTCATGATCAACTGCGCCCATCCCGAGCATTTCGAAGAGGCCTTGGCCGGGTGTCGCCTCGCCCGGCGCGTTCGCGGGCTTCGCTGCAACGCCTCGCGCTGTAGCCACGAGGCCCTGGAGCAGGCCACTTCCCTCGACGCGGGTTGCCCCGACGAACTGGCCGGTGCCTACGCGCGCCTGCGCGGGAGCCATCCCTGGTTGAACGTGTTCGGTGGGTGCTGCGGTACCGACCTTCGCCACATCACCGCCATGACCGGTGTGCTGGCGCGGGACGAGCAGCCACTCGTGGTGGACGCTTAA
- a CDS encoding BatD family protein, with translation MVAIDDTPPVPGRGQPSLGRLLLWLACALLLLPVLSAQARVDVAVDPPILSLGESLTVTFSADERGLTEPDFSPLEEQFDILRTNSRETLQIVNGQAQQTKVWRLTLVPREEGTLEIPSIEFGGTRSASRRITVTPARSERPGEAEVFIEVSVEPQGPVYVQSQVMMTVRLHWDEAVRLSNATLAKPSSRDGDLVVETVAEERSEKRIGERDYRVFEQRYALFPQRSGQVELDPIVFSADMRLYYERPSFRRVQSESVVLDVLPANPGGARPWLPASAITLEQSFPDAQDGGELVGRVGEPVTRAVTLNALGLTSAQLPEVQIPVPEGFKVYPDQPTFDQRVALEGILGERVERLAMLPTAAGVFELPAVELEWWDVAADLPRTARLEPVRIRVLPAVGDGQGGDVAGDGGAVTAGANGADSLGSSPLTGGPASVGVRYEPGMWPWLALIMAFGWAATGGFWWQSRRAPGAGAGEQAPEVRAGSESLAASLKRLRAAVQAGDPGQVRLATLHWARARWPNHGVRDLIDVRRLGGEALADALDAMDAARYGSGEQAEGAMQRLLEQADALSARTSREVAGTGQLEPLYR, from the coding sequence ATGGTAGCCATCGACGACACCCCACCCGTGCCCGGCCGGGGTCAGCCCAGCCTGGGCCGTCTCTTGCTTTGGCTCGCCTGCGCCTTGCTGCTGCTGCCCGTGCTCAGCGCCCAGGCGCGCGTCGACGTGGCGGTGGATCCACCGATCCTGTCTCTCGGTGAAAGCCTGACGGTCACGTTCAGTGCCGACGAGCGGGGGCTGACCGAACCGGATTTCAGCCCCCTCGAGGAGCAGTTCGACATCCTGCGCACGAACAGCCGGGAGACCTTGCAGATCGTCAACGGGCAGGCGCAGCAGACCAAGGTGTGGCGCTTGACCCTGGTGCCGCGCGAGGAGGGGACGCTGGAGATCCCCTCGATCGAATTCGGCGGGACCCGCTCCGCCTCGCGCCGCATCACCGTGACCCCCGCGCGCAGCGAACGTCCAGGTGAGGCGGAGGTGTTCATCGAGGTGTCGGTGGAGCCGCAGGGCCCCGTGTACGTGCAATCGCAGGTGATGATGACCGTACGTCTGCACTGGGACGAAGCCGTACGCCTCAGCAACGCCACCCTCGCCAAGCCGAGCAGTCGCGACGGCGACCTGGTGGTCGAAACGGTGGCGGAAGAGCGGTCGGAGAAACGCATCGGCGAGCGGGACTACCGCGTTTTCGAGCAACGCTACGCGCTCTTCCCCCAGCGCAGCGGGCAGGTGGAGCTGGACCCGATCGTGTTCAGCGCCGACATGCGCCTGTACTACGAGCGCCCGTCCTTTCGCCGCGTGCAGTCTGAATCAGTGGTGTTGGACGTGTTGCCCGCCAACCCTGGCGGCGCGCGACCCTGGTTGCCGGCGAGTGCGATCACCCTCGAGCAGTCCTTCCCCGATGCGCAGGACGGCGGTGAACTCGTCGGACGGGTCGGCGAACCGGTGACGAGGGCCGTCACCCTCAACGCCCTCGGCCTGACCTCCGCCCAATTGCCGGAGGTGCAGATACCGGTGCCTGAGGGGTTCAAGGTCTATCCCGATCAGCCGACCTTCGATCAGCGCGTCGCCCTGGAGGGGATCCTGGGCGAGCGCGTGGAGCGCTTGGCCATGCTACCGACGGCCGCGGGCGTCTTCGAATTGCCAGCCGTGGAACTCGAATGGTGGGACGTGGCCGCCGACCTACCGCGCACGGCGCGCCTCGAGCCCGTGCGCATTCGGGTGCTGCCCGCCGTCGGTGACGGCCAGGGCGGCGATGTGGCCGGAGATGGTGGCGCTGTGACCGCTGGCGCTAATGGCGCCGATAGCCTTGGCAGCTCACCCCTCACAGGTGGCCCGGCCTCGGTCGGCGTACGCTACGAGCCGGGAATGTGGCCCTGGCTGGCGCTGATCATGGCCTTCGGGTGGGCGGCCACCGGTGGGTTCTGGTGGCAGAGTCGGCGCGCGCCAGGCGCCGGTGCCGGGGAACAGGCGCCGGAGGTTCGCGCGGGTAGTGAATCCCTGGCGGCCTCGCTCAAGCGATTACGTGCCGCCGTGCAGGCCGGGGACCCCGGGCAGGTGCGTCTGGCGACGTTGCACTGGGCGCGAGCCCGTTGGCCGAACCACGGCGTGCGCGACCTGATCGACGTTCGCCGTCTCGGTGGCGAGGCGCTCGCCGACGCCCTGGACGCGATGGACGCCGCGCGCTACGGCAGCGGCGAGCAGGCCGAGGGGGCTATGCAGCGCCTGCTCGAGCAAGCGGATGCGCTTTCGGCGCGCACGTCGCGGGAAGTCGCGGGAACCGGGCAGCTCGAGCCGCTCTACCGCTAG